One Hevea brasiliensis isolate MT/VB/25A 57/8 chromosome 5, ASM3005281v1, whole genome shotgun sequence genomic region harbors:
- the LOC110644441 gene encoding uncharacterized protein At2g34160 encodes MAVETVAPAPLPTPATAPTGTPTEMSVAVQAQQKKNRIQVSNTKKPLFFYVNLAKRYMQQHDEVELSALGMAITTVVTIAEILKNNGLATEKKVLTSTVGMKDENKGRLVQKAKIEIVLGKSEKFDSLMDAANTTPEEDSKDKE; translated from the exons ATGGCTGTTGAGACAGTAGCACCAGCACCCTTACCAACACCGGCAACCGCACCCACTGGAACACCCACTGAGATGTCCGTCGCTGTTCAAGCACAGCAGAAGAAGAACAGGATTCAAGTGTCCAACACCAAGAAGCCGCTCTTCTTTTATGTCAATCTCGCTAAG AGGTATATGCAGCAACATGATGAGGTTGAGCTTTCTGCCTTGGGCATGG CAATTACCACCGTTGTCACAATTGCTGAGATATTGAAGAATAATGGATTAGCCACCGAGAAGA AAGTTTTGACATCTACAGTAGGCATGAAAGATGAAAACAAAGGACGACTGGTTCAGAAGGCCAAG ATTGAGATAGTGTTAGGGAAGTCCGAGAAATTTGATAGTCTGATGGATGCTGCCAATACAACCCCAGAGGAGGACTCCAAAGACAAGGAATGA